The region GCAGAACAGTTCGCTTTCCGGGGCGTCGCCGGTGGCCGGGCGTGGGTCGTCGGGGTCGGCGGACACGCTGTATTCGATGATCCGGACGCTGATGCCGGGGATGCCGGCCGGGTCGGTTTTCTTGCGGCGCAGGCGGCGCGCCTGGTCGGGGTCGGCGATCCGCGATCGGTAGGTGCCGTCGTCCAGGACCTCAAGGATGGGCAGGTCAACGCCGGCTTTCACGCGGAAGATCGCGTGCGCGCCGGTCGCGGTGATGGCGGCCAGGTCTTCGTGCGACAAGAACAGCCGGTCGGCCACCACCAGGTCGTTTTCGCCGAGTTTCGGCCACAGCTTACGGGCCAGGGTCTGCTCGCCGTCGGCCAGCGGCCCGACCTCGGCTCCTTGCAGGGTCCGGGTTCCGGTCTCCGCGAGCGCCACGACACGCACCTGGGGGAACGCGCCTTCGCTCTTGTCGTTGCCCGGACGGCCGAACTCGGCGTCGTTGTCCGGCGTGGCCTGCACGTTCATGGTGAACCCGTCGATCGCCAGCGTGCGCAGCCCGCGCCAGTACGCCCACGGCGCCTGCTCGGGTGTGGCGGTCAGCGGCGTCATCGACATCGCCAGCAACTCGGCCAACGGCTCCCAGCCCAGCCGCGCCCGGCCCTTCGTGAGCGCCGCCGTCGAGGGCTGCATGTCTGTCTCCCGGCGTCGCCGGTACGTCCGCGCCCACTCCAGCCCACCCAGCAGTTGGTTCCATACCTCGCTGTAACCGCAGTCGAAGTACACGATCATGGCCATCGCGAAGTACGCCATCACCCGCGCGGGCAGCGTACGAGTCCGCTGCTCACGGGCGTCCCACTCGTCAACCGCGACATCCACCATGTCCGGCGGGAACGCCGCGGTCAGCACCCCGATCCCAATCCGGTCCGTCAGCCGGACCCCAGCCACGCCCGCCTTGACCTGCTGACCCGCTCTCGCCACGAAGCGATCATAGTGGGGCATCAGAGCACAAAGTTAGCGGCATTGGGCCAGAGGGTGTCATGACCTGCGCTGTTTCGGCCTGCTGAAACACTCGCCGGCCCGATTACGGAAAGGCAGTCTAGGCGCGGGTCGTCCACTCGGGAAAGCCGGATGAAAAGCAGAGGGCGGATTCTTCCGGAGGCTGCGAGGCCGATCCCAGATGAATGCGGTGAAACTCCCGAACAACCGGGCGTGGGGAGGGCCGCACAGGGCGGGGACGCCGGCCGAGGCCGGATCTCCAGGCTGGAGGCGATCGGTGACGGCGGGCGAGCGGCACGAGGGGTTCGTCGGGACGGGCCGGAAGCAGCGCGGTGCGGGCGTGCGCGCCTCGCCGGTCGCTCGGCCGTACGGCACCTGGCGGCGGGAGTTCCCCGGGGCGGACAGGTCGGTCGCCGAGGCCCGGGAGTGGGCGCGCGGCCTGCTCGGAGAGCGGGTCGCGGCACCGGTCCTCGACGACGTGGTGCTGCTGCTGAGCGAGGTGGTCACCAACGCCGTCACGCACTCCGACTCGGGACGCGGCGTGGACGGCCGGGTGGGGGTGCGGGTGACCTGCGACACCGGAGGCGTACGCGTCGAGGTGCGCGACGGCGGATCGGCCACCGGCGCGCCGGTGGTGCGGGCGCCGGACGCCGAGGCGGTCGGCGGGCGCGGCCTCTGGCTGGTGGACGGACTCGCCACCGCGTGGGGCACATGGCGGGACGACATCGGCGCGACGGTCTGGTTCCGGGTCGCCGTGCGCCCGTGACCTCGGCGGACCGCCGGCACGCACGTGGTCGACGCAGCGGGACGCGCTACGCCACGGGGTTCAGGCGGCGGGTGGGGCTACGGTGGCCAGGATGGTCCGGAGCCGGCCGAGGAGCGCGGCCACGTCGTCCTCCCGGCCGACCGGCACGCGCAGGTGGTCGCGCAGCCCGATGGGAGCCAGGTCGGCGGCCCAGGTGTGGCCGGCCGCCCGCAGTCCGCCCGCGACCCGCGACGCCGTCCCGGGCAGCCGGACGAGCACGAAGTCGGCGGCCGAGGGGAGGAACTCGACGCCCAGCTCCGCCAGCCCCCGGCACAGCGACTCCCGGGCGGCCCGGTTGGCGGTGCGGAGGCGTTCCAGCGGGACCAGGTCGTGGGACGGCGGGGCGGCGGGCGGACGCGGCGCGGGCAGGCGTCCCACCACCGCGGGCGCCCCGATCAGATAGGCGAACCCCGGCGACCCGTAGGTCCGCAGCACGCAGACGTCGGACCCGTACCGCGCGTTCCACCGGGCGGAGGTGAAGCCCGGGCCCAGCGCGAACTCCGCGCTCGACTCGTCGAACACGACGAGCGTGCCGTACCGCCGGGCCGCCGCGCACAGCGACCGTACGGACTCGGCGTCGAGCACCCCGCCCGTCGGATCGTGCGGGTGGGCCACGACGACCAGGCCGGCGCCGCGCGCCATCCGCGCGCACAGCTCCTCGGCGCAGATCCGGTGATCGCGCAGGGGCAGCTCCACGAACGGCGTCCCGGCGGCGCGCAGGCTGTCGGCGTGCCCGCGCCGCGTCTGCGCGTTGATCACAGCGGGCCGGAGGTCAGCGCGGCGCGAGGCGGCGAGCAGGCGGATCAGCTCGTCGGCGTCCGCGGCGACGGCGACCCTGTCCTGCCCGACGAAGTGGCGCCGGGCGATCCGTCCGGCCAGGTCGGGGCCGGAACAGGACAAGGTGCGCATGGTCGTCCTCCTGTCAAGGACACCAGGGGCAAACAGGGCTGTCCGCACCGTAGCCGGGCGCGCTATCAACG is a window of Microbispora sp. NBC_01189 DNA encoding:
- a CDS encoding IS4 family transposase; amino-acid sequence: MARAGQQVKAGVAGVRLTDRIGIGVLTAAFPPDMVDVAVDEWDAREQRTRTLPARVMAYFAMAMIVYFDCGYSEVWNQLLGGLEWARTYRRRRETDMQPSTAALTKGRARLGWEPLAELLAMSMTPLTATPEQAPWAYWRGLRTLAIDGFTMNVQATPDNDAEFGRPGNDKSEGAFPQVRVVALAETGTRTLQGAEVGPLADGEQTLARKLWPKLGENDLVVADRLFLSHEDLAAITATGAHAIFRVKAGVDLPILEVLDDGTYRSRIADPDQARRLRRKKTDPAGIPGISVRIIEYSVSADPDDPRPATGDAPESELFCLATTLLDIEQYPLQEFPDRYAERWEAETVIGDVETRLRGGPEVVLRSKSPDMVRQEVYALLCVYQAIRHLITTAAERARLDPDRISFTRTAQAVRRHASDEAAFSPR
- a CDS encoding ATP-binding protein; amino-acid sequence: MTAGERHEGFVGTGRKQRGAGVRASPVARPYGTWRREFPGADRSVAEAREWARGLLGERVAAPVLDDVVLLLSEVVTNAVTHSDSGRGVDGRVGVRVTCDTGGVRVEVRDGGSATGAPVVRAPDAEAVGGRGLWLVDGLATAWGTWRDDIGATVWFRVAVRP
- a CDS encoding aminotransferase class I/II-fold pyridoxal phosphate-dependent enzyme, which gives rise to MRSIVPSRAPRGRPARAARDHAEAGLRPPRRWDAAETTLIARPATVRTALFAPGVLDRRTTMRTLSCSGPDLAGRIARRHFVGQDRVAVAADADELIRLLAASRRADLRPAVINAQTRRGHADSLRAAGTPFVELPLRDHRICAEELCARMARGAGLVVVAHPHDPTGGVLDAESVRSLCAAARRYGTLVVFDESSAEFALGPGFTSARWNARYGSDVCVLRTYGSPGFAYLIGAPAVVGRLPAPRPPAAPPSHDLVPLERLRTANRAARESLCRGLAELGVEFLPSAADFVLVRLPGTASRVAGGLRAAGHTWAADLAPIGLRDHLRVPVGREDDVAALLGRLRTILATVAPPAA